CCTGCGCAGATCCATCCGGGCTTCCAGCACGATGGTGAGGTTCCACTCATTGATATACTTCAAAAACATGCTGACAAGACGATAATAAACTTCCAGTTCCCCATAACTACTAAAATTACTGCCCGATTCCAGGGAGTTTACCATCTGAGAAAGAAGAGAAAAGAAGTTTTTCTGATGACCCAGTTCAAGGAATCCTTCCAGTTTATATATGTGGAGCAGAGGATTTCCGGTATTCACTTCACTACCCGTGGGAGAGGAAGACTCCGGTGATATATCGGATCGACTATCAGATAAGGATAAAATACTATTCTTCAGAAGTTTTGAACGATACCCCAGACGCCTTTTTATGATTCCGTACTTTTCCCATACCCCCCCTGCGTCTGTTGGAGTCATATCGTACACAAAGGTCATAGTCAGATCCATGGCTTTTCTTCCCGCTTCCTGAATATACTCCAGGAGCCCGTTTAATGCGTCATATATTCCACTATCACCTGGATCGGCACTTTCCTTTTTCTGAAGTATCCAGATAAGATGATTCTGTTCTGATATATAATTAGCAAAATTATATTTCCGCCCCAGATATTCACCAGCTATCCTTTTCAGGGAGTAAAGGTTCTGTTCCAAAAAATAGGGACTCAAATCATCTGGAAGATTGTCGAATATTCCCCCCAAGAGTATCATAGGTTCATCTATTTCCAGGCAGATACCCAATTCATCAAATCGTTTCTGGATGGAATCACGGGAGTCTATAATTCCGTAGAGAAGATTCTGCAGATACCGGTTCTGCAGGAGAGGGCGTGCCTTTTCCACCTGCTTCTGAGCCAGCTCACGGGCATTTTCCTCTTCATAACTTGTATCAATTTCATCGATCACTTCCTTTACAGTGGCAATGATCTTATCTGTAGGTTCCAGTTTAGTTAAATAGCGGACATCTTTATTCTGAATGCTTTTATAAACATACTCAAACTCAATAACACCGCTTAAAAAAACAACCCGGCATTTAGGCCATCTATCTTTAATAACATCATACATCTGCAGTCCTGTCATTTCAGGCATTTTGATATCAGACAGAATTATATCAAACCGGATTCTATTCATCACTTCCAAAGCTTCTCTGCTGGAATGAGCCTTATAAACTTCCAGAGGAAGGCATGATTTCTCCAAAAAGATTCTATGAAAATACTCAACAACATCCATCTCATCATCAACAATCAAAAGCCTATACATGCTGCCTGCTTTCCCTTATCCCATGAGGAATTCTTAGAGTCACCTTCAAACCACCAAAATCACTTCTTGAGAGAAATAATCCACATTTGTCAGAAAACATAAGTTTTAAACGGCAGTTGATATTGATAATTCCCGTATCCTCATGATCAGAAGTCGTCAAATATTTCTGTAGTTTAATTATCTGTCGGTCACTTATTTCGCCATTATCCTCAATCAGAACATCCAGATACTCATCTTTGGCACAATATCCTAAACGCAGGATTCCCCCGGAATTCATTTTCTCTATGGCATGCTCAAATGCATTTTCAATAATTGGCTGGAAGATAATTCTGGGAACCAGGATATTTTCATATTCCGGAAGCAGAGGTTCAATATCCATAGTCATTCTGCTTTTAAACCTGGCATACTGTATCTTAGAATAAGAGATGGTGTGTGTAATTTCATCCTTCAAAGAGACCACATCATCCTTGTTCCGTGTGATATACATAAAATAGGCTCCCAGGTCATCACAGAATTCTGATGCAAAATCAATGTCTTCTGTCTGAATCCTGTTTCTCAACAGTAAAAAGCTGTTATATAAAAAATGAGGATTGATCTGGGACTGAAGCTGTTTCAGTTTGGATTTTTCCATCAGTATTTTCTGCTTATAGACCTGATCGATCAACTGCTCCAGTTTGAAGGACATTTCATCAAAACTCTCATAGATATATTTAAACTCATCATCTCTATTATGCTCAATGGATACAGGGAAATCAAATCTCTGAAGCCGTTCAAAAGCCCCGATCAGCTTGTTCAGAGGTTCATGTATCATGTTATGGAGTGAATTGGAAAAAAGGAGGGTCAGAAACAGAGAGGTCAGTCCGAAAATCCAGATGATTATCTTGTATCTTGTAAATCCGGAAAAAACGATGCTTTCCTGTGCATACCTGACAAGGTGCATGTCGGCTAGTCCTGTCCGTGTATAGATGACCAGATACTTTTTTCCACCCAGCTCCTGTGTAAACTGCACAGTCCGTGGTGAATCATGTTCACTGTATATCTCCTGCCCTCTGCCTTCCTTTATTGATTCATTGATAGTAAGTACTATATTTTCATCCTGTTCATCAAAAATCAACATATCACGGCTTTCACTGCTGATAAATCCGCTGCTGTCTGCGGTCATGCTCATATCATTTAAAAAATCGACCATTGTATCCATGGATATGGTGGCATGAATTAAAAAATAGGGAGGAATATCTATCAGATAATAGTGCTGAGGGAACTCGGAAATGAGGAGAATGCTATTGTTTTCGAATATGATCTGTTTGTTTTCCCTGTCACCATAATTGCTGATCAGGTTCTGTGATTCCGAAGAGATCCGGCCAGTTGTACCGGTGGATATGGACTTGTCAATCAGAGGCACAATGACATCAATGTCATCTATGATGTTACTG
This sequence is a window from Oceanispirochaeta sp. M1. Protein-coding genes within it:
- a CDS encoding sensor histidine kinase → MHKKGFRYSVSVKLSSVFVLAVIILFSIGFSIYNWGINKVRTDIINAECIQNRHYSANLNREFKRITMLQYDLVNNRDLIKVSTLENVYGNYDTYQMVLRIEDKILAIKNSSNIIDDIDVIVPLIDKSISTGTTGRISSESQNLISNYGDRENKQIIFENNSILLISEFPQHYYLIDIPPYFLIHATISMDTMVDFLNDMSMTADSSGFISSESRDMLIFDEQDENIVLTINESIKEGRGQEIYSEHDSPRTVQFTQELGGKKYLVIYTRTGLADMHLVRYAQESIVFSGFTRYKIIIWIFGLTSLFLTLLFSNSLHNMIHEPLNKLIGAFERLQRFDFPVSIEHNRDDEFKYIYESFDEMSFKLEQLIDQVYKQKILMEKSKLKQLQSQINPHFLYNSFLLLRNRIQTEDIDFASEFCDDLGAYFMYITRNKDDVVSLKDEITHTISYSKIQYARFKSRMTMDIEPLLPEYENILVPRIIFQPIIENAFEHAIEKMNSGGILRLGYCAKDEYLDVLIEDNGEISDRQIIKLQKYLTTSDHEDTGIININCRLKLMFSDKCGLFLSRSDFGGLKVTLRIPHGIRESRQHV
- a CDS encoding helix-turn-helix domain-containing protein; this translates as MYRLLIVDDEMDVVEYFHRIFLEKSCLPLEVYKAHSSREALEVMNRIRFDIILSDIKMPEMTGLQMYDVIKDRWPKCRVVFLSGVIEFEYVYKSIQNKDVRYLTKLEPTDKIIATVKEVIDEIDTSYEEENARELAQKQVEKARPLLQNRYLQNLLYGIIDSRDSIQKRFDELGICLEIDEPMILLGGIFDNLPDDLSPYFLEQNLYSLKRIAGEYLGRKYNFANYISEQNHLIWILQKKESADPGDSGIYDALNGLLEYIQEAGRKAMDLTMTFVYDMTPTDAGGVWEKYGIIKRRLGYRSKLLKNSILSLSDSRSDISPESSSPTGSEVNTGNPLLHIYKLEGFLELGHQKNFFSLLSQMVNSLESGSNFSSYGELEVYYRLVSMFLKYINEWNLTIVLEARMDLRRLTRAYEHSSRDEAVEYLVNLSKYIFEIHFNDEDLWSHNAISEVQKYIYENLEKDLSLIVLSDRVSLNPTYLSRLFKSVTNANLSDYILKIRMDKAQDLLNRSGMKINDIAMEVGYNSAPSFTRVFRKYCGKTPREYREE